The nucleotide window AATAATTAATATCACATTGGGCCCCATGCATCATACACTTCCAAAAACATGTAACATCCTGGATCATATCACCCACTCTGCTCTTCTTAGACCAAATCTTTGTTGTTCTTCCGTGTCCTTGAATAAATACTTACTTGCTTGTATATAATAAATGCAGATTGGCGAGGTTTTTGTCATGTTTGGGGGCTGAGAGAGAGGTGAGGTTCAAATTGATGAATGGGGAAGAAGTGGAGACACAGTGGTGGATGAGTGGGGACCACCGGTGGCCTGCCCAGTCCAACCGCCGTGGGCTCCACCTAATAGTTGCATCCACTCCACACCTGGACCCCACTCTTATACAATTTCACTTCCCTTAATTGAATTCATCATATCTATAATTAATAACAGaatattgtaattatttatCATAGATTATTTCATGCTCTAACATTAGTGGATGTTAATCAATTTAGATTGGTCAAGTGGTCAATTTACTCCTCAATTTAAATAAGTatctataatttaaattttatcttatacATGCAATAATCTATTGACTTGTGGcgaatctttaaataaaattttgatccaCAACAGATTAATTTTTAGcctataaaaatgaaaaaatcgctaagagtaaaaaaaaaattagtgtatgTTCAAACATGTATAATAAGTTTTGAGGTTTTATTTATCATATATCAAACATCAACTATTAGGTAATTAGTGGATATACATATTtaacattttataaaaattgtctattatactattataaatagatttaattattgtatataataaatttgattattctaataattaattatttgattaaaaaaatacataaaatgatatatatttatatataaatattaatttgacaattaatttttcatgtaaacataatatttttgtttatctatATAATTATGGTAGGTACAATATAAACTCGTTGCAGCACACACAAATAGATATACATACAATTACTAAAGTAATGTTTGAAAGTAGCGATAGAAAATAAGATTGAGAGACAAATAATCAATAGTATATTGATAGtcagatattaaaattaaaattttaattttaagatataaaaatttataatttctttttggtagttttagaagataaacataaaaaaattgtaatttttaaaaacaaaaactaaaaatttaataacatttattttttaaattttaattttaatttcatatttttttaatacaatattgagatatatttcaattttatatattttttttaaaaaatcaagaaatttaaactcaaaattTCTAAATGAGAATAGAAgactatattatttaaattataatttgttagaaGTTTTATACACTTTATAACAAATACAGTACAtaaacttaatttattttctattttttaatagtcCCTGTCTTTTAATCTCGATTTATCTTCTAGCATTAGTCTAATAATGTAATAGTATTGAATAGCATGGATAGAAGaatattttgctttgtttatttatttgtgtgTGATGGATAGAATGGGGTTTCTCTGCGTGCAAGGCAACCTCATCGACCCTCTTGTACGGCAGAAACCATGATTATCTCTCTTGGGATTGGATTGCATTGCTTGCttgctttaatttatatataagtaGAGAAGCACCCCCACCCTCTTCTTCCATTACCTCATCATCACTTTCTATCACTTCTAATTTCAATCCAGAGTTGTCTTATTAATTAGACTCCATAAGCTTTAAATTTTGTATGGATGGATCCTTCTAGTGGACAACACCATCaggtacctcaatgatccctatgtatatattattattattattgtatataGCATCATAGTTCATAGCTTGCAATTGTTTGAATTTGGTTCAGGAACTGGAGAACATGATAGGATGCTCCACAAAGAGTCAGCAACAAGAAAGAAAGCCAAGGCCACAACCAGAACAAGCACtcaaatgtccaagatgtgacTCTACCAACACCAAATTCTGCTACTACAACAACTACAGCCTCTCTCAGCCAAGGTACTTCTGCAAATCTTGCAGAAGATACTGGACCAAAGGTGGAACACTCAGGAATGTTCCTGTTGGTGGTGGATGCAGGAAGAACAAGAGAtcttctaattcttcttcttcatcaactACTTCCTCTTCATCTAATTCACCTGCACCCTCTTCAAGGAGGCCTCAAGATCATCATGGATTCATCTCACCTAATAATCCTCTCATCACTGCTTTCCCTCACTTGGCTTATGATCatcatccttcttcttctcccaccAGTGATCTCACCTTAGCCCTTGCAAGGCTCCAGAAACAAACAATGCCTTTTGATGATCATGATCTCTCAATCTTGGGCAACCCCACAAGCTCCCTCTGTGATATTCTTGGAAATCAAGGCCTTAACACCCACAACACTTCATCAACTGGCTTCTTGGAAGCACTTAGAACCGGATTCCAAGGAAACAATAGTAATAATAACGCTCTTCATCATCAGAATCTCTACTATTCATATGGGAATGGGGACATGGGTGAGGTTGTGGACAATGGTGCTGTTAATGCTGGAGACATGTTGCTACCTAATCATTATGATTCAGAGATGAGCAATGCAGCAACTCAAGCAGTGAGTGTCAGCACCATGAAGCAAGAACTATGCAGTGAAGCTACTAAGGTTCTTGGTGGTGGCGCTTTTCCATGGCATAACAGTAGTAATGGGGACACAAACATGGGTGAATTTGATTCAGCAAGAGCAACTTGGAATGCTGGTTTCACATCTTCAAATTGGCATGGCCTTCTCCATAGTCCTCTAATGTAAGAGATGCTCATGAATCAGAAGGCACTGCtgtatgtgatgatgattttcCTCTCACCTTACTAGCTTTGACTAAAAGACCAgtcttaattagttaatttaaatcATCTTTAATTAGTAGGTTTGAGTTAAATAGGGATTTGGATCTCACCAATGATCAATccactctcttttcttttgttgtttttttatttttctttttcttttgtagcTTGCTTAAATTATATATGGGATTTTTTGTACTGCTATCTCTTTTATTGGTGGATAGACTAATGAAAGTTCTGATTTGTTTGCCAACAACCCAAGGATGAAGTTTggagataattaaaagaaataatatttatatgatTTTCTTTTTACTGTATAACAGAGATATACATAAGAatagaacattttttttaataatttataaactaCCTTAAGCAGCATTTTCCTCATTTGACAtgtaagagagagagaatgagagtgATGTTTTGATATAGTAGTAATAGTTAAATTGGTTCAGGGTGAATCTGAGGTGTGTTTGAAGTGTGAACTGTTAGAATCGAATCAGATATATTATTTCAGGTGCTTCGGgtattgaattattgatgatggtgatatAGTATTTCAAGAAATTCTAATTCTGCCATAACTGCAGCAAATTACTTAGGCCAAAGTAGATTCCATGAACATGCATGGAGAAATAGAACTTACTATTTTACTGAAACTGTATAGatatagaaaataagaaaatagagaaataatgGCGTGTGTGTATAGTAGTGTATATATGACATGACAGTGGTAGGTGCTAGATAGAAGTAGGATTCAGATTTGAGAGAATACAAGAATTTCTCGTGTTCCAAAAGGAATTTAGAAAATTCAGTGAAGGCATGAGCGGCAAGTTCGGGAATGATTTTTATCTCTCTTTGGCTTTAATGTCTGACCAAATCCAACGTTGGATATGGGcgtgacaaaaataacacaacACAGCCACTAATCACTTTCAAAATTATATGCATGTCAGACTCTGCCTCACTATTATATTGCAACCACTTACACACTCCCTTCTCCTATGGACTTTCTTTTTCACAACcacaatatttttatatatttatcaatttcaatacatcctattttattctctatccacaaaataataaaaatttattttaaattattcttttgcTAAAAAGATAGCTGAAATGATGTACAAGGAATATGAGCTGGTCTATATTTCACAActtatagaaaaaaagaaaatgcatattattttttgtaaccTGTTAAATACAGAAAAACAGACAAAAGTATGACTTATATTCGTGTAATATATCTTACAGGTCctatttttaatgtaatttatcAGTTTTGAATTCGTATTCAAAATTTTGAGGCACAAAATAaagtaatattattataagtCTATAgttcataataattttatacaataggacttttctctttttctgaTATTCAATTATTGTTGTCTAATGCTTAAATCAAATTATTGTGTGTTTGAAAGATGTATTTGTACTCAGaatttcttttgcttttgttttgtttggttACTTTGATTTAGAGATATTAAAGTTTGAAAAGAGACAACTTACTATTTTGTTTGGTTTGTCGTTATTTT belongs to Arachis duranensis cultivar V14167 chromosome 8, aradu.V14167.gnm2.J7QH, whole genome shotgun sequence and includes:
- the LOC107461657 gene encoding dof zinc finger protein DOF3.2, producing MDPSSGQHHQELENMIGCSTKSQQQERKPRPQPEQALKCPRCDSTNTKFCYYNNYSLSQPRYFCKSCRRYWTKGGTLRNVPVGGGCRKNKRSSNSSSSSTTSSSSNSPAPSSRRPQDHHGFISPNNPLITAFPHLAYDHHPSSSPTSDLTLALARLQKQTMPFDDHDLSILGNPTSSLCDILGNQGLNTHNTSSTGFLEALRTGFQGNNSNNNALHHQNLYYSYGNGDMGEVVDNGAVNAGDMLLPNHYDSEMSNAATQAVSVSTMKQELCSEATKVLGGGAFPWHNSSNGDTNMGEFDSARATWNAGFTSSNWHGLLHSPLM